From the genome of Thermoflexus hugenholtzii, one region includes:
- a CDS encoding DUF2298 domain-containing protein, with amino-acid sequence MLSALLWWFLLTLIALAAWPLTFLVFRPLPDRGLAFARPLGLLLMGFLWWWGGNLGLLPSSAGGALTAGGLTLALGLWLAGRAGESPWGWLRARLGQVLFYELLFALAFAGWTLFRTYNPEITYTEKPMELAFLSAVVRAARFPPHDPWLSGFAISYYYFGYILLGLLTELSGLPARITFNLGVSSWFALTLLAAAGVGWNLWALDRPGRPRMAGAVALLAAFWVGLAGNGEAILDLAHSCGWIRDPGFWAWLDIPELNASPPARPWPACWPPLERPWVWWRASRVVRDYTPEGEHQEVIDEFPQFSFLLGDLHPHVLALPFNLMAIALALALFRAGERFPGFQSDRSVKPLLRFLEAHGPPFWILPVAFGGLAFLNTWDFPIYTGLGLAAWGLGAWRAGRSPSAWLREIAGLGIGILVLGWALYFPFYLGFRSQAGGLLPNFHNGTRLPQFMVMFGFQVVGIAAGLLAQAWRAAREGQGSLRRWAAGVLSGALGLGGIPVALWVSLYFGLREIAARQNLPLPVDLSALEPWVWGRLWDGTVMVGGRALPGSGPWVPMLLAGMAIGAAQLWRRANREGEDFIPLLIVFGAALAWAVEFVYIRDFFGTRMNTVFKLYYQVWVLWGLALAWAMGALWERGGRARPALAIGFTGMIALAALYPILMIPVKAEFFSRPPTLDGYAHLAQSASDDLAAIEWLNAHVPGTPVILEAPGWEGISFQPEIGRFAAHTGLPTVLGWGGHEHQWRGSYAEIARREPDLRILWQSPDLEETRALLEKYRVVYVIVGQTERRLFSPSVLRKFELLMDPVFRHGETVIYRRRE; translated from the coding sequence ATGCTCTCCGCGCTCCTCTGGTGGTTCCTGCTCACCCTGATCGCCCTCGCGGCCTGGCCGCTCACGTTCCTTGTCTTCCGTCCCTTGCCGGACCGCGGGCTGGCTTTCGCGCGGCCTCTGGGGTTGCTGCTGATGGGCTTCCTCTGGTGGTGGGGTGGCAACCTGGGGCTGCTGCCATCCTCCGCCGGGGGTGCCCTGACCGCCGGGGGGCTCACCCTCGCCCTGGGCCTCTGGCTGGCCGGGCGGGCCGGGGAATCCCCGTGGGGATGGCTTCGCGCGCGCCTGGGTCAGGTTCTCTTCTATGAACTCCTTTTCGCCCTCGCCTTCGCCGGCTGGACCCTCTTCCGGACTTACAATCCGGAGATCACCTACACCGAGAAGCCGATGGAGCTGGCCTTCCTCAGCGCCGTGGTGCGGGCAGCGCGTTTCCCTCCTCATGATCCCTGGCTCTCAGGCTTCGCCATCAGCTATTACTACTTCGGCTACATCCTCCTGGGGCTTCTCACCGAGCTCTCTGGCCTGCCGGCCCGCATCACGTTCAACCTCGGGGTCTCCTCCTGGTTCGCCCTGACGCTGCTGGCGGCCGCCGGCGTGGGGTGGAACTTGTGGGCGCTCGATCGGCCGGGCCGACCGCGGATGGCGGGGGCGGTTGCCCTCCTCGCGGCCTTCTGGGTGGGCCTGGCGGGGAACGGAGAGGCGATCCTGGATCTGGCCCATTCGTGCGGCTGGATCCGGGACCCCGGGTTCTGGGCCTGGCTGGACATCCCGGAGCTGAACGCGTCGCCTCCTGCTCGTCCATGGCCGGCATGCTGGCCCCCGCTGGAGCGGCCCTGGGTCTGGTGGCGGGCCTCCCGGGTGGTGCGGGATTACACGCCGGAGGGCGAGCACCAGGAGGTCATCGACGAATTCCCTCAGTTCAGCTTCCTGCTCGGGGATCTCCATCCCCATGTGCTGGCGTTGCCCTTCAACCTCATGGCCATCGCCCTTGCCCTGGCCCTTTTCCGGGCTGGGGAAAGGTTCCCCGGCTTCCAGTCGGACCGGTCGGTCAAGCCCTTGCTTCGCTTTCTGGAGGCCCATGGGCCGCCTTTCTGGATCCTGCCGGTGGCGTTCGGCGGGCTGGCCTTCCTGAACACCTGGGATTTCCCGATCTACACCGGGCTGGGGCTTGCGGCCTGGGGGCTCGGGGCATGGCGCGCCGGGCGCTCCCCCTCTGCTTGGCTTCGGGAGATCGCGGGCCTGGGGATCGGGATCCTCGTGCTGGGATGGGCTTTATATTTCCCCTTCTACCTCGGCTTTCGATCCCAGGCGGGCGGTTTGCTTCCCAATTTCCATAACGGCACGCGGCTGCCTCAGTTTATGGTCATGTTCGGCTTCCAGGTCGTTGGGATCGCGGCCGGGCTGCTCGCGCAGGCATGGCGCGCAGCCCGGGAAGGGCAGGGAAGCCTTCGGCGCTGGGCCGCCGGCGTGCTGAGCGGCGCGCTGGGCCTCGGGGGGATCCCGGTGGCGCTGTGGGTCAGCCTGTATTTCGGGTTGCGCGAGATCGCGGCCCGTCAGAACCTTCCGCTTCCTGTGGACCTGAGCGCTCTGGAGCCGTGGGTCTGGGGGCGCCTGTGGGATGGAACGGTGATGGTGGGCGGCCGGGCGTTGCCGGGAAGCGGGCCATGGGTCCCGATGCTCTTAGCCGGGATGGCGATCGGGGCGGCGCAACTCTGGCGGCGGGCGAACCGGGAGGGCGAGGATTTCATCCCCCTGCTGATCGTCTTCGGGGCCGCCCTGGCCTGGGCGGTGGAGTTCGTTTACATCCGGGATTTCTTCGGAACCCGGATGAACACGGTGTTCAAGCTCTACTATCAGGTGTGGGTTCTGTGGGGCCTGGCCCTGGCCTGGGCGATGGGAGCGCTCTGGGAGCGAGGGGGTCGCGCACGCCCGGCCCTCGCGATCGGGTTCACCGGCATGATCGCCCTGGCCGCCCTCTATCCGATCCTGATGATCCCGGTCAAAGCGGAGTTCTTCTCCCGACCGCCGACGCTGGACGGCTATGCTCACCTCGCGCAGTCGGCCTCGGATGACTTGGCGGCGATCGAGTGGCTGAACGCCCACGTGCCGGGCACGCCGGTGATCCTGGAGGCGCCGGGCTGGGAAGGGATCTCGTTCCAACCGGAGATCGGGCGCTTCGCCGCGCACACCGGGTTGCCCACCGTGCTGGGCTGGGGCGGCCACGAGCATCAGTGGCGAGGATCCTACGCCGAGATCGCCCGCCGCGAGCCCGATCTCCGGATCCTCTGGCAATCCCCGGACCTCGAAGAGACCCGAGCGCTCCTGGAGAAATATCGCGTCGTCTACGTGATCGTCGGTCAGACGGAGCGCAGGCTGTTTTCGCCTTCTGTCTTGCGGAAGTTCGAGTTGCTGATGGACCCGGTTTTCCGCCATGGGGAGACGGTGATCTACCGGAGGCGGGAATGA